Part of the Candidatus Binatia bacterium genome is shown below.
AATCACCGCCTTGGCAATGCAGGATGCGCGGCGTTCATCAGCAGCCGTAGAGCACAGGAAGGACGTTCCTCTGGAATCGGTCAGGGACGACGTACCGGAGTACAATGAGCTGTATCAAGCCCACCGCGGGCGCGTGCTGCGCCTGTGCCGGCTCTTATTGTCCGATGCGGATGAGGCAGACGACGTCAGTCAGGAAGTGTTCCTCAAGCTGTTCCGCCAGCATCAGCTGAGTAGTAGCACGATCGCCTGGGGACCCTGGCTGACGCGAGTGACGGTGAATGCTTGTCGTGATCGGCGGCGCTCCGGGTGGTGGAAGTGGTGGCGCGAGCGCCACCAGGCATTCGAGGAAGCCGAGCTTCCAGGTCATGGATTCACTCCCGAGCAGGAGGTCCTCAGTCGTGAGCGACGCCGAGACGTATGGCACTCGTTTCGGCAACTCTCATCCCGGCAGCAAGAAGTGTTTGTCTTGCGCCATCTGGAAGGTTTCCCCACCGCGGAGGTGGCGGAGATGCTCGGTGTAAGCCCCGGGAGTATCAAGCGCCATCTCTATCGTGCCGTGCACCAGATGCGGAAGGCGTTGGGAGGTTTGCGATGAACCGATGTCTGAGCGAGCCAGCCCTGCTGCGGGCCTGTCAGAAAGAAGCCACCGGCGTCGAGCACGCCCACCTGCGGCTGTGCGCCGATTGCGCCGAGCGCTACGATGCCCTGGTCGATGACCTGCATGCGATCGATGCGATTCTCACGAAAACGCCGCCACCTACGCTGCTGACCAGCCGTCTACCTCGCTGGCGCATGGGATGGGCACCTGTCGCGGCCTTCGTGGTGCTCCTCGCGGCAATCGTGAGTGTGATCTCCCTACGCCGACCCACGCCGCTGCCGATGACGTCACGGAGCACCAATGTGTCGGGCTTCGCAGCCGATGTTTCCGCTGCACTGTTTGCGAGCGCCGATGCGGGTGATTTTCCGCAGGTCGAATCTGAGCCGGCCGATCTCGGCGTCGCGCTCGAAGCAGGGTGGGCATGCACCCAGGATCGGTATTTCAACGGCGAATGCAATGACCAGCTGTCGGTGCTGCTCTTCGAAGCGAGTGACTGAAGGAGAATACGATGAAGAAAAGTCGTTTGGTGCTGGTGGGGCTGACGCTCATGACCCTCTGCTCAGTAGTGGCACGTGCACAGCCGCTCGGAGCACCTCCCATGACGGGGCACGGGCATGCACGGATGTTCGGCGATAGCGGGGCCATGATGTTGCCGCTGGTCCTCAAGCACGCGAAGCTCACCCCTGAGCAGACCAAGCAAGTCCAAACCATCATGGAAACCGACCGCCAGGCCTTGCGCACCCTGTTCACGCAGCTGGAGGCCGCCAACGGCCAGCTCAGCAATAAGCTCTTTGCGGCCGGGACCGTTCAGGCTGCGGATCTGACCCCGCAGGTGCAGCAGATCAGCCAATTGCGGCAACAGCTGATGGAACAAGGGGTGAAGACGGCGCTGTCGATCCGCGCCATTCTGACGCCCGAGCAACTCGCCAAGGTCTCGCAGTTGAATGAGCGCATCCAGAAGCTCCACGCCGAGATGCGCAGCATCTTCGAGGCCAACGACTGACCGGGCCTCGATGCTCCTCGTGGCCCGTTGATCGGGCGCAGGATTCAACCCCTTGGAAGGCGACGAGATGTGGCCCGTAAGCGTCACGCGACAGCTGCCACTCTCGCTGGCGGTGCTGACCTTGGTCGCGGGTGCCGCCGTGGCGCAGATGAACCGTCCCCACATGCGCCAGCACTCTGACAAGAGCGCGAAGGGCACATCGATCGATGACGCCGCGAAACAACTGTCAAGCGATGACCCGGACAAGCGCCTGGATGCGGTGAAGGCGCTAGGCATCTCGAAGAACAGCAAGGCGACCGAGTATCTGATCAAGGCGGTTGGCGACTTGGACGTGCGCGTGCAGGCGAAGGCGATACAGATTCTCGGCGACGTACGGGCCAGCGAAAGCACGCCGACTCTGGTGCAGTGCCTGATCGTGCGCACGACGGACGCCAGCATGGAGCAGCTCATCCTCGCCTCGCTCGGGAAGATCGGTGACGCGCGCGCGGTGCAACCGGTGATCGAATTGTTACAGCGCGATCTCGACGCGGCTACCCGCGGCGCCGCAGTCTTCGCGCTCGGCGAGATCGGCGCGCCCGAGGCGGTCGGCGTGCTGGAGCACATCGCGCAGACCGACGAGGACCAGGCGGTGCGTCGGGTGGCCACCAAGGCCGAAAGCAAGATCGAGGCGCACCACGGGCTGATCCGCGGCGACATGACGGATCCGTCAGCGGCCTTCCTCAACCCCAACGAACCGCCGCCAGCGCAACAGGGTCACCGTCGGCAGCACTGAGCACTGTCACCGCGACAACCCCGGTGCGCCCCATCACCTCGGGGTCGACCCCAGCCCACGCCGAGTCGGATCTCGTACGGCACGGCCTGAACCGGAGGATCAGAAGTCCGCTAAAGAGCACGCCGTGGGGAGAACGGCGCAGAGCAAGGCGAGGAAAGAGCGGGCGACCGGGGTCGAACCGGCGACGTCCAGCTTGGG
Proteins encoded:
- a CDS encoding RNA polymerase sigma factor — translated: MSSPIQVRSPRTTDVSGPITALAMQDARRSSAAVEHRKDVPLESVRDDVPEYNELYQAHRGRVLRLCRLLLSDADEADDVSQEVFLKLFRQHQLSSSTIAWGPWLTRVTVNACRDRRRSGWWKWWRERHQAFEEAELPGHGFTPEQEVLSRERRRDVWHSFRQLSSRQQEVFVLRHLEGFPTAEVAEMLGVSPGSIKRHLYRAVHQMRKALGGLR
- a CDS encoding periplasmic heavy metal sensor, which encodes MKKSRLVLVGLTLMTLCSVVARAQPLGAPPMTGHGHARMFGDSGAMMLPLVLKHAKLTPEQTKQVQTIMETDRQALRTLFTQLEAANGQLSNKLFAAGTVQAADLTPQVQQISQLRQQLMEQGVKTALSIRAILTPEQLAKVSQLNERIQKLHAEMRSIFEAND
- a CDS encoding HEAT repeat domain-containing protein gives rise to the protein MWPVSVTRQLPLSLAVLTLVAGAAVAQMNRPHMRQHSDKSAKGTSIDDAAKQLSSDDPDKRLDAVKALGISKNSKATEYLIKAVGDLDVRVQAKAIQILGDVRASESTPTLVQCLIVRTTDASMEQLILASLGKIGDARAVQPVIELLQRDLDAATRGAAVFALGEIGAPEAVGVLEHIAQTDEDQAVRRVATKAESKIEAHHGLIRGDMTDPSAAFLNPNEPPPAQQGHRRQH